From the Leptotrichia sp. oral taxon 221 genome, one window contains:
- a CDS encoding 2,3-butanediol dehydrogenase, with amino-acid sequence MAKMKAARWYGRKDIRVEEIDVPVTGEKQIKIAVKYTGICGSDLHEYLGGPIFIPVENPHPYTGEKAPITMGHEFCGEVIEVGNKITKFKVGDRVTVEPILAKHGLKGKYNLDPNLNFVGLAGGGGGFSEFVVVNEDQAHKLPDEIDYEQGALTEPAAVALYAIRQSKIKSGDTAAIFGCGPIGLLMIDALKAAGASTIYAVELSPERQEKAKELGAIVVDPSKVNAVEYIKEQTDGGVNVSYEVTGVPAVLEQALEVAEKDGELMIVSIWEKPAEIDPNQVVIQERTIRGVIAYRDVFPKTLELMKKGYFSKDLLVTKKIKLDDIIEEGFETLVKEKSQVKILVSPK; translated from the coding sequence ATGGCAAAAATGAAGGCAGCAAGATGGTACGGAAGAAAAGATATTAGAGTAGAAGAAATTGATGTGCCAGTAACAGGAGAAAAACAAATCAAAATAGCAGTAAAATATACTGGTATTTGTGGAAGCGATTTGCATGAATATTTGGGAGGGCCAATTTTTATTCCTGTTGAAAATCCTCATCCATATACTGGAGAAAAAGCTCCGATAACAATGGGACACGAATTTTGTGGAGAAGTTATTGAAGTGGGAAATAAAATTACAAAATTTAAAGTTGGAGATAGAGTAACTGTAGAACCAATTTTAGCAAAACATGGATTGAAAGGTAAATACAATTTAGATCCGAATCTTAATTTTGTTGGATTAGCTGGTGGAGGAGGAGGTTTTTCTGAATTTGTAGTTGTTAATGAAGATCAAGCACATAAGTTGCCTGATGAAATTGACTATGAGCAAGGGGCCTTGACAGAACCAGCAGCAGTTGCATTGTATGCGATAAGACAAAGTAAAATAAAATCAGGAGATACAGCAGCAATTTTTGGTTGCGGACCAATTGGATTATTGATGATTGATGCATTAAAAGCAGCAGGAGCTTCGACAATTTATGCAGTGGAATTATCGCCTGAAAGACAAGAAAAAGCAAAAGAATTGGGTGCTATAGTTGTAGATCCATCGAAAGTAAATGCGGTAGAATATATAAAAGAGCAAACTGATGGCGGAGTTAACGTTTCTTATGAAGTAACAGGAGTTCCAGCAGTGTTAGAACAAGCATTGGAAGTAGCTGAAAAAGATGGAGAATTAATGATTGTAAGTATATGGGAAAAACCAGCAGAAATTGATCCAAATCAAGTAGTAATTCAAGAAAGAACAATAAGAGGAGTTATCGCTTATCGTGATGTGTTCCCTAAAACATTAGAATTAATGAAAAAAGGATATTTCTCAAAAGATTTATTAGTTACAAAAAAAATAAAATTAGACGATATTATTGAAGAAGGATTTGAGACTTTAGTAAAAGAAAAAAGCCAAGTAAAAATCTTGGTATCTCCTAAATAA
- a CDS encoding viral A-type inclusion protein produces the protein MKKLLFLALMLGLSGISFSYEDYYEKVYVVKVSKNDIYKEINATPRQQKRLNKILEKYQKEADKVDGRTVKFDEKKAKIGKIEEERYLEISKILSPEQLQKFSNYVNGQKTEFNEKNDKIKKLVDSLDLTNEQKNEVLKAKREFERNINKLKNQNLSDSEFSEKYYELRKIRNEEIDKVLTPEQREMLK, from the coding sequence ATGAAGAAATTATTGTTTTTGGCATTGATGCTTGGATTGAGTGGTATTTCATTTTCGTATGAAGATTATTACGAGAAGGTTTATGTTGTAAAAGTTTCAAAAAATGATATTTACAAGGAGATAAATGCGACTCCAAGACAACAAAAAAGATTGAATAAAATATTGGAAAAATATCAAAAAGAAGCAGATAAAGTAGATGGAAGAACTGTTAAATTTGATGAAAAGAAAGCAAAAATTGGGAAAATTGAAGAGGAAAGATATTTAGAAATTTCTAAAATTTTGTCGCCTGAACAGTTACAAAAATTTAGTAATTATGTGAATGGACAAAAGACTGAATTTAATGAAAAAAATGATAAGATAAAAAAATTAGTGGATTCGTTAGACTTGACAAATGAACAAAAAAATGAAGTTTTGAAGGCTAAAAGAGAATTTGAAAGAAATATAAATAAATTGAAAAATCAAAATTTATCAGACAGTGAATTTTCGGAAAAATATTATGAATTGAGAAAAATTAGAAATGAAGAAATTGATAAAGTTTTGACGCCTGAACAAAGGGAAATGTTGAAGTAA
- the pepT gene encoding peptidase T, producing the protein MYDTLKDRFLRYVKFETRSDEKSETIPSTPTQLEFAKILAKELEKIGMENVYVNDACFVNATLPGNVDKDVPVIGFIAHMDTADFNATNVNPKIVENYDGKDIVLNEAKDIVLSVEEFPNLKNYVGKTVITTDGTTLLGADDKAGIVEIVEAMKYLIEHPEIKHGTVKVAFGPDEEIGRGADNFNVEEFGADFAYTMDGGPVGELEYESFNAAGAVFKIKGKSVHPGTAKGKLINASLIAAEIVNSFPADEVPEKTEGYEGFYFLDKINSNCEEAELSYILRDHDREKFEAKKKFAANVAKKINEKYGKELVSVEIKDQYYNMGEIIKDHMNVVEIAKKAMENLGIKPVIEPIRGGTDGSKISFMGLPTPNIFAGGENFHGKYEFVALESMILATDVIVEIVKLNGEEK; encoded by the coding sequence ATGTATGATACATTAAAAGATAGATTTTTGCGATATGTAAAATTTGAAACTAGATCGGATGAGAAAAGTGAGACTATTCCATCGACACCGACACAACTTGAGTTTGCGAAGATTCTTGCGAAGGAATTGGAAAAAATTGGGATGGAAAATGTGTATGTGAATGATGCTTGTTTTGTAAATGCGACATTGCCTGGAAATGTTGATAAAGATGTGCCTGTGATTGGATTTATTGCGCATATGGATACTGCAGATTTTAATGCGACTAATGTTAATCCGAAAATTGTGGAAAATTATGATGGGAAAGATATCGTGTTGAATGAGGCGAAAGATATTGTGTTGTCAGTTGAGGAGTTTCCTAATTTGAAAAATTATGTGGGAAAAACGGTGATTACTACTGACGGGACTACGCTTTTGGGAGCTGACGATAAAGCTGGAATTGTGGAAATTGTTGAAGCGATGAAGTATTTGATTGAGCATCCAGAAATTAAGCATGGGACTGTAAAAGTGGCGTTTGGGCCTGATGAGGAAATTGGTCGTGGTGCAGATAATTTTAATGTGGAAGAATTTGGTGCTGATTTTGCGTATACGATGGATGGAGGACCTGTTGGAGAGCTTGAATACGAGAGCTTTAATGCAGCAGGAGCGGTTTTCAAGATAAAAGGTAAGAGCGTACATCCTGGAACAGCAAAGGGAAAATTAATAAATGCAAGTTTGATTGCAGCAGAGATTGTGAATAGTTTTCCAGCTGATGAAGTGCCTGAAAAAACAGAAGGATATGAAGGTTTCTATTTCCTTGATAAAATTAATTCAAATTGTGAAGAAGCAGAATTGTCGTATATTTTGAGAGATCATGATAGAGAAAAATTTGAAGCAAAGAAAAAATTTGCAGCAAATGTTGCGAAAAAAATTAATGAAAAATATGGAAAAGAATTGGTAAGTGTTGAGATAAAAGACCAATATTACAACATGGGTGAAATAATTAAAGACCATATGAATGTAGTGGAAATTGCTAAAAAAGCAATGGAAAATTTGGGAATAAAACCAGTAATTGAGCCAATTCGTGGTGGAACAGACGGTTCTAAAATTTCATTTATGGGACTTCCTACACCAAATATTTTTGCAGGTGGAGAAAATTTTCATGGAAAATATGAATTTGTTGCACTTGAAAGCATGATTTTGGCAACTGATGTGATTGTGGAAATTGTGAAATTGAATGGAGAAGAAAAATAA
- the guaB gene encoding IMP dehydrogenase — protein sequence MNQSSKIVMEGLTFDDVLLIPQASEVIPSEVVLKTKLTKKLELNVPILSAAMDTVTESQLAIAIAREGGIGFIHKNMTIERQADEVAKVKRSESGMITNPITLREHAILKEANELMKMYKISGLPVVDEENNLKGIITNRDLKYREDLSVKVVDIMTKQPLITAPVGTTLDEAKQILLEHRIEKLPIVEGDKLKGLITIKDIDNVINYPNAAKDAQGRLRVGAGVGVGADSVRRVKALVEAGVDIIAVDSAHGHSKGVIERIKEIREAFPDLDIIGGNIVTPEAALDLIEAGVNAVKVGVGPGSICTTRVVAGVGVPQISAVMQVAEVCHERGIGVIADGGIKLSGDVVKAIAAGADCVMLGGMLAGTEEAPGEEILYNGRKFKTYAGMGSLAAMKRGSSDRYFQLESATDKLVPEGIESMVPYKGRLKDTVYQICGGLRSGMGYCGAPTIKDLKENGKFVKITGAGLAESHPHDVIITKEAPNYNNTSK from the coding sequence ATGAATCAAAGTTCAAAAATTGTAATGGAAGGGTTAACATTTGATGATGTATTGTTGATTCCACAAGCGTCTGAGGTGATACCTAGTGAGGTTGTCTTAAAAACAAAATTAACTAAAAAATTAGAGTTAAATGTACCTATTTTAAGTGCGGCAATGGATACAGTAACAGAATCTCAATTAGCAATTGCGATTGCAAGAGAAGGTGGAATTGGGTTTATTCATAAGAATATGACAATTGAAAGACAGGCTGATGAAGTTGCGAAAGTAAAAAGATCTGAAAGTGGAATGATTACAAATCCTATAACTTTAAGAGAACATGCAATTCTAAAAGAAGCAAATGAATTAATGAAAATGTATAAAATATCTGGATTACCAGTAGTTGATGAAGAAAATAATTTAAAAGGAATTATTACAAATAGAGACTTGAAATATAGAGAAGATTTATCGGTAAAAGTTGTAGATATTATGACAAAACAACCGTTAATCACTGCTCCAGTGGGGACTACATTGGATGAAGCAAAACAAATTTTGTTGGAACATAGAATCGAAAAATTGCCAATAGTCGAAGGCGATAAATTAAAAGGATTAATCACAATAAAAGATATTGATAATGTTATTAACTATCCTAACGCTGCGAAAGATGCTCAAGGAAGATTGAGAGTAGGTGCAGGAGTTGGAGTTGGAGCTGATTCAGTAAGAAGAGTAAAAGCATTAGTTGAAGCTGGAGTTGATATTATTGCAGTTGATTCGGCACATGGACATTCTAAAGGTGTAATCGAAAGAATTAAAGAAATTAGAGAAGCATTTCCTGATTTAGATATTATTGGAGGAAATATTGTAACGCCAGAAGCAGCTCTTGATTTGATCGAAGCTGGAGTAAATGCGGTAAAAGTAGGAGTTGGACCTGGTTCAATTTGTACGACAAGGGTAGTTGCAGGAGTTGGAGTTCCTCAAATTTCAGCAGTAATGCAAGTTGCAGAAGTTTGTCATGAAAGAGGAATTGGTGTAATTGCTGATGGTGGAATTAAATTATCTGGAGATGTTGTAAAAGCGATTGCAGCTGGAGCAGATTGCGTTATGTTAGGTGGAATGTTAGCTGGAACTGAGGAAGCACCAGGAGAAGAAATCTTGTATAACGGAAGAAAATTCAAAACTTATGCTGGAATGGGATCACTTGCAGCGATGAAGAGAGGAAGTTCAGACAGATATTTCCAATTAGAATCTGCAACAGATAAATTGGTTCCAGAAGGAATTGAATCAATGGTTCCATATAAAGGAAGATTGAAAGACACTGTTTATCAAATTTGTGGAGGACTTCGTTCAGGAATGGGATATTGTGGAGCACCTACAATTAAAGATTTAAAAGAAAATGGAAAATTTGTTAAAATAACAGGAGCTGGATTGGCAGAAAGTCACCCTCATGATGTAATTATAACAAAAGAAGCACCAAACTATAACAATACTAGCAAATAG
- a CDS encoding RNA-guided endonuclease TnpB family protein has translation MKYNLAFKYRIYPNKDQELLINKTFGCVRFVYNTILYTANKIYEETGKNKIITPASLKSENQFLKEVDSLALSNAQLNVRRSFTNFFQKRAKFPRFKSKKNNVKSYTTNCVNNSIRIEENKYLILPKLKRIKLKYHREIPEDYKIKSVTLTNSNGNYYVSVLTEFEKEIQKMPSKDKVIGLDFSMSELFVSSENQRADYPKYFRMLEEELKKLQKSLSRKVRFSKNWYKQKMKISKLHEYIKNCRRDFLHKLSKKLSEAYNTVVVEDLNMKGMSQALNFGKSVGDNGWGMFLRMLEYKLMFLGKQFLKIDKWFPSSKTCSKCGNVKEELKLSERNYKCECCGIEIDRDYNAAVNIKNIGKLMLEY, from the coding sequence ATGAAATATAATTTAGCATTCAAATATAGAATTTATCCGAATAAAGATCAAGAATTGTTGATAAACAAGACTTTTGGATGTGTTCGTTTTGTTTACAATACGATTTTGTATACTGCGAATAAAATTTATGAAGAAACTGGAAAAAATAAAATAATTACACCTGCTAGTTTGAAAAGTGAAAATCAATTTCTAAAAGAAGTAGACAGTCTAGCACTTTCAAATGCTCAATTGAATGTGAGACGATCATTTACGAACTTTTTTCAGAAGAGAGCAAAGTTTCCAAGGTTCAAATCTAAAAAGAATAATGTTAAAAGTTACACGACAAATTGTGTGAATAATTCAATACGAATTGAGGAAAATAAATATTTGATTTTGCCAAAATTGAAAAGAATAAAATTGAAATATCATAGAGAAATACCAGAAGATTACAAGATAAAGTCGGTAACACTAACAAACAGTAATGGAAATTACTATGTTTCTGTTTTGACAGAATTTGAAAAAGAAATTCAAAAAATGCCAAGTAAAGATAAAGTGATTGGACTTGATTTTTCAATGTCTGAATTATTTGTCAGTTCTGAAAACCAAAGAGCTGATTATCCAAAATATTTTAGGATGCTAGAAGAAGAATTGAAGAAATTACAGAAATCATTATCAAGAAAAGTGAGATTTTCTAAAAATTGGTATAAACAAAAAATGAAAATATCAAAATTACATGAGTATATCAAAAATTGTCGAAGGGATTTTTTGCATAAATTGTCGAAAAAATTGTCTGAAGCGTATAATACTGTGGTTGTTGAGGATTTGAATATGAAAGGGATGAGCCAGGCATTAAATTTTGGTAAAAGTGTAGGAGATAATGGGTGGGGAATGTTTTTGAGAATGCTTGAGTATAAACTGATGTTTTTAGGGAAACAATTTTTGAAGATAGATAAGTGGTTTCCATCGTCAAAAACTTGTAGTAAATGTGGAAACGTTAAAGAGGAACTGAAATTATCAGAAAGAAACTACAAATGTGAGTGCTGTGGGATTGAAATTGATAGAGATTACAATGCTGCAGTGAATATAAAAAACATTGGAAAATTGATGTTGGAATATTAG
- a CDS encoding lipopolysaccharide assembly protein LapB, with translation MRKALVKTYIYELIFLCIYLTVMNKLLEIFEEKFILGVFIILIINIVVFFYLIIYLIILLRSQYYVYKLNLSKSIMMEKKLYKIKKINIMKDIHRINLSAYYRLLNKEEEALRYLNEVRISRFTLPIVRYCYYMNLAEYKYYNGKKEEARKILDENIKKESNKNLLEIFLDYGDNPEQKVVELEKILPKQKNRLYKLQVENALAITYEEIGNFEKTMEFYKEVAEKESEIYFIKVAKEKVLELSLKDKKI, from the coding sequence ATGAGGAAAGCGCTAGTAAAAACGTATATATATGAATTAATTTTTTTGTGTATTTATTTAACAGTTATGAATAAACTTTTGGAAATTTTTGAAGAAAAATTTATTTTAGGAGTTTTTATAATTTTAATAATAAATATTGTGGTGTTTTTTTATTTGATAATTTATTTGATAATTTTATTGAGATCGCAATATTATGTGTATAAATTGAATCTTTCAAAAAGTATTATGATGGAGAAAAAACTATATAAGATTAAAAAAATTAATATTATGAAAGATATTCATAGAATTAATTTGTCAGCTTATTATAGGTTATTAAATAAAGAGGAAGAAGCATTGAGATATTTGAATGAAGTGAGAATAAGCAGGTTTACATTGCCAATAGTGAGATATTGTTATTATATGAATTTAGCAGAATATAAATATTACAATGGAAAAAAAGAAGAAGCTAGAAAAATACTTGATGAGAATATTAAGAAAGAATCTAACAAAAACTTATTAGAAATTTTTTTAGATTATGGAGATAATCCCGAACAAAAGGTTGTTGAACTTGAAAAAATATTACCAAAACAGAAAAATAGATTGTATAAACTGCAAGTGGAGAATGCTTTAGCAATAACATATGAAGAAATTGGAAATTTTGAAAAAACAATGGAATTTTATAAGGAAGTGGCTGAAAAAGAAAGTGAAATTTATTTTATTAAAGTTGCGAAAGAAAAGGTTTTGGAGTTAAGTTTAAAGGATAAAAAAATATGA
- the fabG gene encoding 3-oxoacyl-ACP reductase FabG: MFDLAGEVALVTGGAKGIGKGIAKALKQARAKVIIGDIDKENGKMTANELDGDFYYLDVTNKEQVQEVVQNICEKYGKLSILCSNAGIFPQVAIEDMTEEDWDKVQNINVKGAFLVIQATLKHMKKQNYGRIVLTSSITGDITGYPGWAHYGASKAAQLGFMRTAALEYAKYGITINAIQPGNILTDGLIEAGEEYMNKMKSVIPVNALGKPEDIGYTAVFLASHEAGFITGQRIVVDGGQILPETPDF, encoded by the coding sequence ATGTTTGATTTAGCAGGTGAAGTTGCTCTTGTTACAGGAGGAGCAAAAGGAATTGGAAAAGGAATTGCGAAAGCGTTGAAACAGGCTAGGGCAAAGGTTATTATTGGAGATATTGATAAGGAAAATGGGAAGATGACAGCAAATGAGCTGGATGGAGATTTTTATTATCTTGATGTTACAAATAAAGAGCAAGTGCAAGAAGTTGTTCAGAATATTTGTGAAAAATATGGAAAATTGAGTATTCTTTGTTCAAATGCAGGGATTTTTCCACAAGTGGCTATTGAAGATATGACAGAAGAAGATTGGGATAAGGTTCAGAATATAAATGTAAAAGGAGCTTTTTTGGTAATACAAGCGACATTGAAACATATGAAAAAACAAAATTATGGACGTATAGTATTAACATCTTCAATTACAGGTGATATTACTGGATATCCAGGATGGGCACATTATGGAGCGAGTAAAGCGGCTCAATTAGGATTTATGCGAACTGCAGCTTTAGAATATGCAAAATATGGAATTACAATTAATGCTATTCAACCAGGTAATATTTTGACAGATGGATTAATAGAAGCTGGGGAAGAATATATGAATAAGATGAAGAGTGTAATTCCAGTTAATGCTCTAGGAAAACCTGAAGATATTGGGTACACAGCTGTTTTTTTGGCAAGTCATGAAGCTGGATTTATTACTGGACAAAGAATAGTTGTAGATGGCGGACAGATATTGCCAGAAACTCCAGATTTTTAA